The Amycolatopsis japonica nucleotide sequence CCCCGCCCCCTGGCGAGCGGCTCGCGGAGGGCTATCTCGAGGAGCTGGACCGGCTCGCCGACGAGCACGGTCCCCTGCTCGTCGGCGGCATCTCGTTCGGCGCGCACCTCTCGGCGGAGTGGGCGGCACGGAATCCGGGCCGCTGCACCGGCCTGCTGGCCGCGCTCCCGGCCTGGAACGGCCCGGCCGGGCGAGCACCCGCGTCGCTCGCCGCTCGGCTGTCAGCGGATCTGGTGGACGAAAACGGGGTCGACGGCGCGCTGGCGAAATCCTCCGACGGCGTCCCGGAGTGGCTCGCGGCGGAACTCGGCCGCGCGTGGCGGCGGCACGGCGACGGACTGGCGTCGAGCCTGCGCACGGCGGCGGCCCATCCCGCGCCGTCACTCGAAGACCTCGAGGGTCTCGACGTGCCCGTGGGGATCGGCGCGTGCGTGGACGATCCGATCCATCCGGCGGAGGTCGCCCGCGCCTGGGCGGACGCCCTGCCGCGCGCCGAGGTCGGCGAGTCGACGCTCACCGCCCTCGGCGCGGACCGGGAGTCACTGGGCCGGGCGACCGTGCTGGCCTGGCTGAAAGCCCGCTAGCCCTGCTGCTCGGCGATGTGCTGCGCGACGGCGTCGGGCAGCGTGATGGTCAGCGGGGTGCGGACCGGCATCGGCGCGTCACCGCGGTCGACGATGGTGTGCCGCACGATCTCCCGCAGCACGGCGGGCGCCTGCGACGCCTGCGACTGCGGCCCGGCGATGACGCCGCGGAGCATCCAGCGCGGGCCGTCGACCCCGACGAACCGCAGCGCGACGTCGCCGACGATCGCCGACAGCTCCAGCCCCCACTCCCCCATGCCGACCGAGACCTTGGCGCCGTCGGCCCGCAGCTGCTCGGTGAGCTCGGTGCTGACGTCCTTCCACAGGCCGCCGGACCGCGGTGCCGCGTAGCCGCTGACGGTGATCTGGCCC carries:
- a CDS encoding alpha/beta fold hydrolase, with translation MTSAIPPTTAVVLPGTGSDEVFVRAVFGGPLRALGIRLLAPPPPPGERLAEGYLEELDRLADEHGPLLVGGISFGAHLSAEWAARNPGRCTGLLAALPAWNGPAGRAPASLAARLSADLVDENGVDGALAKSSDGVPEWLAAELGRAWRRHGDGLASSLRTAAAHPAPSLEDLEGLDVPVGIGACVDDPIHPAEVARAWADALPRAEVGESTLTALGADRESLGRATVLAWLKAR
- a CDS encoding DUF3710 domain-containing protein — protein: MGIFGRKRAKPTGRHAAPEVDERPVADDADEEIESQLSETSDGPFDLADAPEDGIPRIDLGSVKVPVPDGSQVQVEMDPESGGVRAVHVVTEQGQITVSGYAAPRSGGLWKDVSTELTEQLRADGAKVSVGMGEWGLELSAIVGDVALRFVGVDGPRWMLRGVIAGPQSQASQAPAVLREIVRHTIVDRGDAPMPVRTPLTITLPDAVAQHIAEQQG